The following proteins come from a genomic window of Trueperaceae bacterium:
- a CDS encoding type II toxin-antitoxin system VapC family toxin, with translation MILDSSAIIAILVREPEWDRLLNALEGAATIGCGAPTLAETGIVLGNRYGFESAKLHRFVQEFAVETVTFGGDHWSQAVRAYERYGKGRHKAGLNFGDCLAYSVAKLSRLPLLFVGSDFAETDLEFVSY, from the coding sequence ATGATTCTCGACTCCAGCGCGATAATCGCAATTCTCGTCCGGGAACCTGAGTGGGATCGGTTGCTGAATGCCCTCGAAGGGGCAGCGACCATCGGCTGCGGCGCGCCGACTCTTGCGGAGACGGGGATCGTCCTTGGGAACCGCTACGGGTTCGAGTCGGCCAAGCTTCACCGGTTCGTGCAGGAGTTCGCCGTAGAAACGGTGACGTTCGGAGGGGACCACTGGAGCCAGGCAGTGCGCGCGTACGAGAGGTACGGGAAGGGCAGGCACAAGGCAGGCCTGAACTTCGGCGACTGTCTCGCCTACTCGGTAGCGAAGCTGTCACGACTGCCGCTGCTTTTCGTAGGGAGTGACTTTGCCGAGACCGACCTCGAGTTCGTAAGTTACTGA
- a CDS encoding 2-hydroxyacid dehydrogenase → MKPEILVIKQMAPAETMAALEESFECHHLWRVPAAEREKFVSEVAQGVRGVATTGGDGISRNLMERLPNLEIVAVYGVGVDAVDLDAARELGVEVSNTPDVLTEDVADLAVTLLLAASRSLCRLDGHVRSGDWEEGVPLAMPRSVRGKTAGILGLGRIGRAVASRLSAFGMNVRYYQPRPKEDAPVPRVESLLELARMSDYLVVCAPARPETLRVVDASVLEALGSSGVLVNIARGSLVDESALIDALRDGRLGGAALDVFADEPHVPEELRKLENVILTPHIGSFTFETRQAMGRLVVENLKAHFEGRGLVTPVD, encoded by the coding sequence ATGAAACCCGAAATCCTGGTGATCAAGCAGATGGCGCCGGCGGAAACCATGGCCGCTCTGGAAGAATCGTTCGAGTGTCACCACCTGTGGCGGGTGCCTGCGGCGGAGCGGGAGAAGTTCGTCTCCGAAGTTGCGCAGGGAGTACGCGGCGTTGCTACCACGGGAGGAGACGGGATCTCCCGCAATCTGATGGAACGCCTTCCCAACCTGGAGATAGTCGCCGTATACGGCGTGGGAGTCGACGCCGTCGACCTCGACGCAGCCCGCGAGCTGGGAGTAGAGGTCAGCAATACGCCCGACGTACTCACGGAGGACGTCGCCGACCTAGCCGTAACTCTGCTGCTCGCGGCGTCACGGTCGCTATGTCGGCTGGACGGCCACGTCCGCTCGGGCGACTGGGAAGAGGGCGTGCCGCTGGCGATGCCGCGGAGCGTGCGCGGCAAGACCGCCGGGATCTTGGGGCTCGGCCGCATCGGGCGAGCGGTGGCGTCGCGTCTATCGGCGTTCGGGATGAACGTCCGCTACTACCAGCCGCGGCCGAAGGAGGATGCGCCGGTACCGCGGGTGGAAAGTCTGCTGGAGCTGGCTCGGATGAGCGACTATCTCGTGGTGTGCGCGCCGGCGCGTCCGGAGACGCTGCGCGTCGTCGATGCCTCCGTGTTGGAGGCGCTCGGTTCCTCCGGCGTACTGGTCAACATCGCGCGGGGATCACTCGTGGACGAGTCGGCGTTGATCGACGCTTTGCGAGACGGCCGGCTGGGCGGGGCGGCGCTGGATGTTTTCGCGGACGAGCCTCACGTCCCCGAGGAGTTGCGGAAGCTGGAGAACGTGATACTCACCCCACACATCGGGAGCTTCACCTTCGAGACTCGGCAGGCGATGGGAAGGCTGGTGGTCGAGAACCTGAAGGCGCACTTCGAGGGGAGGGGGTTGGTGACGCCGGTCGATTGA
- a CDS encoding transporter substrate-binding domain-containing protein yields the protein MRETVPPGAFERSYMRSRIMQGIGRKLLALALVLLAGASLVEAQTVDEILDAGRVRIGVVTGVPPFGSINAAGEVIGYDVDVANLIGEYLGVPVEIVGLTPPARIPALQAGRVDILVATLGPTPQRAQSVMFTMPYSAFLMTIVAPVDADYEGLEDLAGVSVGVPRGSPQDVQLSRLAVEGTDIQRFQDDATAAQAMFSGQVDAIAIPNITANSILEQRGEEGYEIKFAFAQQPNSMTVRKDAFELHQWLNNFIYWVKLNGQLDEISQKWIGEPLPELPVF from the coding sequence ATGCGGGAAACTGTGCCGCCAGGTGCGTTCGAGAGGAGCTACATGCGCTCACGGATAATGCAAGGCATCGGAAGAAAACTTCTCGCTCTCGCCCTGGTACTGCTGGCCGGCGCTTCACTCGTCGAAGCCCAGACGGTCGACGAGATCCTCGACGCCGGCCGCGTGAGAATCGGCGTGGTGACCGGGGTGCCGCCTTTCGGCAGCATCAACGCTGCGGGTGAGGTCATCGGCTACGACGTCGATGTCGCCAATCTGATCGGCGAGTACCTGGGGGTGCCCGTCGAGATCGTCGGCCTCACCCCGCCCGCCCGCATCCCGGCGTTGCAGGCCGGGAGAGTCGACATACTGGTAGCTACCCTGGGCCCCACGCCCCAGCGCGCCCAGTCGGTGATGTTCACCATGCCGTACAGCGCCTTCCTCATGACCATCGTCGCTCCGGTCGATGCCGACTACGAGGGCCTCGAGGACCTTGCGGGCGTTAGCGTCGGAGTCCCGCGAGGGAGCCCTCAGGACGTGCAGCTCAGCCGTCTGGCAGTCGAGGGCACCGACATTCAGCGCTTCCAGGACGACGCTACCGCCGCCCAGGCCATGTTCAGCGGCCAGGTCGACGCTATTGCCATCCCCAACATCACGGCCAACTCGATCCTCGAACAGCGAGGCGAGGAAGGTTATGAGATCAAGTTCGCCTTCGCTCAGCAGCCGAACTCGATGACGGTCCGCAAGGACGCCTTCGAGTTGCACCAGTGGCTGAACAACTTCATCTATTGGGTCAAGCTGAACGGCCAGCTCGACGAGATCAGCCAGAAGTGGATCGGCGAGCCGCTGCCCGAACTGCCCGTTTTCTAG
- a CDS encoding amino acid ABC transporter ATP-binding protein: protein MSVAKAQNVVKRFGKLTVLSDVSFEVDRGQVVAIIGRSGSGKSTMLRCLNGLESIDGGKLEVLEQDLPCPPRQLRALREKVGMVFQSYNLFPHKTVMENVTLAQRIVKKTPKREAQEVALEVLEQVGLAEKRDALPDQLSGGQQQRVAIARSLAIKPQLMLFDEVTSALDPQLTGEVLKVIESLARRGMTMILVTHEMGFAKGVADEILFMHQGKIWEQGPPSELLGSPRTEELKVFLGAGELK from the coding sequence ATGTCAGTCGCTAAGGCACAGAACGTCGTGAAACGCTTCGGGAAGCTGACCGTCCTCTCCGACGTCTCGTTCGAAGTCGACCGCGGCCAGGTCGTAGCCATCATCGGACGCAGCGGTTCGGGCAAGAGCACGATGCTGCGCTGCCTCAACGGCCTCGAATCGATCGACGGCGGGAAGCTCGAAGTCCTCGAACAGGATCTTCCCTGTCCGCCGCGCCAGCTTCGGGCGCTCAGGGAGAAGGTGGGCATGGTCTTCCAGAGCTACAACCTCTTCCCTCACAAGACGGTAATGGAGAACGTGACGCTGGCGCAGCGCATCGTCAAGAAGACGCCCAAGCGCGAAGCCCAGGAGGTCGCCCTCGAGGTCCTGGAGCAGGTTGGCCTGGCCGAGAAGCGCGACGCCCTGCCCGACCAGCTCTCAGGCGGGCAGCAGCAGCGGGTGGCGATAGCCCGCTCCCTTGCCATCAAGCCGCAGTTGATGCTGTTCGACGAAGTCACCTCTGCCCTCGACCCGCAACTCACCGGCGAAGTGCTCAAGGTTATCGAGTCGCTGGCGCGGAGGGGCATGACCATGATCCTCGTAACGCACGAGATGGGCTTCGCCAAGGGAGTGGCCGACGAGATCCTGTTCATGCACCAGGGCAAGATCTGGGAGCAGGGACCGCCAAGCGAGCTGCTGGGGTCACCACGGACCGAGGAGCTCAAGGTTTTCCTGGGCGCCGGCGAACTGAAGTAG
- a CDS encoding aldo/keto reductase: MPVGYSAVQSVPLHDQEETALQYRKLGTTDIDVSTICLGCYVFEGGMTWGDQREDDSIATIEAALDAGINFFDTAEAYGDGFSEELLGRVLAGRRDETVIATKVSPDHLGSKQVREACERSLRRLRTDYIDLYQVHWPNWQVPMEETIGALEELKREGKVRAVGVSNFGVRDLTDFLEHVHPETNQLPYNLLWRAVEFELIPMCAEENVGVLTYSSLMQGLLTGKFPTADDVPEGRARTKLYSKDRPLSKHGQPGLESETFETISRLKELAEEAGYPLAQLAVAWLLRQPAVTSVLVGARTPEQVRQNAPAADVDAPAELFEQMTAITDELKQQVGSDPDMWLAESRFR, encoded by the coding sequence GTGCCTGTTGGTTACTCTGCCGTACAGAGCGTTCCGCTCCATGACCAGGAGGAGACGGCTTTGCAGTACAGGAAACTCGGCACGACCGATATCGACGTTTCGACGATCTGCCTGGGATGTTACGTGTTCGAGGGCGGAATGACATGGGGGGATCAGCGCGAGGATGACTCGATCGCGACCATTGAGGCTGCCCTCGACGCCGGCATCAACTTCTTCGATACAGCCGAGGCGTACGGTGACGGGTTCTCGGAGGAGTTGCTGGGTCGTGTCCTCGCCGGCCGCCGCGATGAGACCGTGATAGCTACCAAGGTCAGCCCCGACCACCTCGGGTCGAAGCAGGTCCGTGAAGCGTGCGAGCGGAGTCTCCGGCGACTCCGGACCGATTACATCGACCTCTATCAGGTGCACTGGCCGAACTGGCAGGTGCCGATGGAGGAGACGATCGGGGCGCTCGAGGAGCTCAAGAGGGAGGGCAAGGTGCGTGCGGTCGGGGTGAGCAACTTCGGCGTTCGAGACCTGACCGACTTCCTGGAGCACGTTCACCCCGAGACGAATCAGCTTCCCTACAACCTGCTGTGGCGCGCCGTCGAGTTCGAGCTGATCCCGATGTGCGCTGAGGAGAACGTAGGAGTGCTCACCTACAGCTCTCTGATGCAGGGGTTGCTCACCGGCAAGTTCCCGACCGCCGACGACGTCCCCGAAGGACGCGCCAGGACCAAGCTCTACTCGAAGGACCGCCCCCTCAGCAAGCATGGCCAGCCGGGACTCGAAAGCGAGACGTTCGAAACGATCTCCCGCTTGAAGGAGTTGGCAGAAGAGGCTGGCTACCCCCTTGCTCAGCTGGCCGTCGCCTGGCTGCTGCGGCAGCCTGCGGTCACCTCCGTCCTCGTGGGCGCGCGAACGCCAGAACAGGTTAGGCAGAACGCACCGGCAGCCGACGTCGACGCTCCCGCCGAGTTGTTCGAACAGATGACCGCGATCACCGATGAGCTCAAGCAGCAGGTGGGCAGCGATCCGGACATGTGGCTGGCGGAGTCGCGGTTCCGCTAG
- a CDS encoding type II toxin-antitoxin system VapB family antitoxin: protein MALNIKNPEVERLASELAEATGENKTEAIRKALELRKASLSAGIRVGKRDRWIEFLESEIWPYVPEGQLGRHLSKEEEEAILGFGPDGV from the coding sequence GTGGCGCTTAACATAAAGAACCCTGAGGTGGAGCGGCTCGCCAGCGAACTGGCGGAAGCAACTGGTGAGAACAAGACCGAAGCGATAAGGAAGGCGCTCGAACTACGGAAGGCCAGCCTGTCGGCTGGAATCAGAGTGGGCAAGCGAGATAGGTGGATCGAGTTCCTCGAATCGGAAATCTGGCCGTATGTGCCAGAAGGGCAGCTGGGCCGCCACCTGAGCAAGGAGGAGGAAGAAGCCATCCTGGGCTTCGGGCCTGACGGCGTATGA
- a CDS encoding LacI family DNA-binding transcriptional regulator, translated as MSDRTRRKVVTLDDLARHAGVSRSTVSLVLRGSLLPAATTRERVLEAVKALGYVYNRGAASLRSRQTMVVGMVVGDIANPFFADMVAGAQSTLDEADRVLLLVDTSESHDSQERYIARLREHGVDGLLVCAAPGTEAAHLERIRSSGTPIVEVLRRVEDSRGDFVGIDFEAASIRATEHLIELGHRRIAFIGGDLPHSAVRERHAGFASALSRHGLEPGPIVACPVTRQAGYEAASRLLQGPEPPTAAVAYSDRVAFGVMAAAHDRGLRVGRDFALVGFDDLEQADVSRPTLTSIATRPQAVGREAARVLVDRMQNPDRPSVERLIQTELMVRQSSAPPEADS; from the coding sequence GTGAGCGACAGGACCAGACGCAAGGTAGTCACGCTCGATGACCTGGCACGGCACGCCGGGGTCTCGCGCTCGACAGTGTCGCTGGTGCTGCGCGGCAGTCTGCTCCCCGCCGCCACCACCCGCGAGCGTGTCCTCGAGGCGGTGAAGGCGCTCGGTTACGTGTACAACCGGGGCGCCGCGTCCCTGCGCTCCAGGCAGACGATGGTCGTAGGCATGGTCGTGGGGGACATCGCCAACCCGTTCTTCGCCGACATGGTCGCCGGCGCCCAGAGCACCCTCGACGAGGCTGACCGGGTGCTGCTGCTCGTCGACACCAGCGAATCGCACGACTCGCAAGAACGTTACATCGCGAGACTGCGCGAGCACGGGGTAGACGGACTGCTGGTGTGCGCCGCGCCGGGAACTGAAGCCGCGCACCTGGAGCGGATCCGCAGCTCGGGAACGCCCATCGTCGAGGTGCTGAGGCGAGTGGAGGATAGCCGCGGAGACTTCGTGGGAATCGACTTCGAGGCTGCCAGCATCAGGGCGACCGAGCACCTGATCGAGCTGGGCCACCGCCGGATAGCGTTCATAGGCGGCGACCTGCCCCACTCTGCCGTTCGTGAGCGCCACGCTGGGTTCGCATCGGCGTTGTCGCGACACGGGCTCGAGCCCGGGCCCATCGTCGCCTGCCCGGTGACAAGGCAGGCGGGCTACGAGGCGGCTTCCCGGTTGTTGCAAGGGCCGGAACCACCAACCGCCGCGGTCGCCTACAGCGACCGAGTCGCCTTCGGAGTGATGGCCGCGGCCCACGACCGAGGCCTTCGGGTTGGACGGGACTTCGCGCTGGTGGGATTCGATGATCTCGAACAGGCGGACGTCTCTCGGCCCACCCTTACCTCGATCGCCACCCGACCGCAGGCGGTGGGCAGAGAAGCCGCCCGGGTGCTGGTCGACAGGATGCAGAATCCGGACCGGCCGTCGGTAGAACGGTTGATCCAGACCGAGTTGATGGTCCGTCAGAGCAGCGCACCCCCCGAAGCCGATAGTTAG
- a CDS encoding amino acid ABC transporter permease: protein MITDFGLPAFWLLVKATRWTIYLSLIAFVAGGMAGFIVALLRTSRSAIVRNIVAVYIQIIQGTPVLILLFMAFYGLALFGIRLGPLVAATIALMVYSSAYLGEIWRGCIEAIPRAQWEASESLAFTRWQVLRHVILPQAFRISLPPTVGFLVQLIKQTSVASLISLIELTRSAQLISNATFEPLKTYLAAAAIYFVICFVLSRYSQTLERRLNVSR, encoded by the coding sequence ATGATCACCGACTTCGGACTGCCCGCCTTCTGGCTCCTCGTCAAGGCCACCCGCTGGACCATCTACCTGTCGCTCATCGCATTCGTGGCCGGCGGGATGGCCGGATTCATCGTGGCGCTCCTGCGTACCAGCCGCTCGGCCATCGTCAGGAACATCGTCGCCGTCTACATCCAGATCATCCAGGGCACCCCGGTGCTGATCCTGCTGTTCATGGCCTTCTACGGGCTGGCGCTGTTCGGCATCAGGCTCGGGCCGCTGGTTGCCGCCACCATCGCCCTGATGGTCTACAGCTCCGCCTACCTGGGTGAGATCTGGCGCGGTTGCATCGAGGCGATACCGAGGGCACAGTGGGAGGCGTCGGAGTCGCTCGCGTTCACCCGCTGGCAGGTGCTCCGCCACGTGATACTTCCGCAGGCGTTCCGGATATCGCTGCCCCCCACCGTCGGTTTCCTGGTCCAGCTCATCAAGCAGACCTCGGTTGCTTCGCTGATAAGCCTGATCGAGCTGACCCGCTCGGCGCAGCTGATAAGCAACGCAACTTTCGAGCCGCTCAAGACCTACCTGGCGGCGGCGGCGATCTATTTCGTCATCTGCTTCGTGCTGTCCCGTTACAGCCAGACCTTGGAGAGAAGGTTGAATGTCAGTCGCTAA
- a CDS encoding amino acid ABC transporter permease, with amino-acid sequence MYNFSFRPVIANFDLLLSGALLTLGVTVAAIVLGFVLGVLCAVARAIGPRPLAAIVAGYVEAIRNTPFLVQLFIVYFGLPAIGIQLTALQAGIIAMVINLGAYSAEIIRAGIESIHRLQLEAASALGMTRWQMMRHVVLPPAIENVYPALTSQFILMMLASSLLSAIALNELAGRAVTLESLTFRSFEIYSVVALLYIALTLLFKGLFRAIGYMSFRRWRRLGQSGAAR; translated from the coding sequence GTGTACAACTTCAGCTTCCGGCCCGTCATCGCCAACTTCGATCTGCTGCTCTCCGGCGCGCTCCTCACCCTGGGCGTGACGGTCGCCGCGATCGTCCTCGGGTTCGTGCTGGGAGTGCTGTGCGCGGTCGCCCGCGCGATCGGCCCCAGACCGCTGGCGGCGATCGTCGCTGGATATGTCGAGGCGATCCGCAACACCCCCTTCCTCGTTCAGCTCTTCATCGTCTATTTCGGACTCCCGGCCATCGGCATCCAGCTCACGGCGCTGCAGGCGGGGATTATCGCCATGGTGATCAACCTCGGCGCCTACTCTGCCGAGATCATCCGCGCCGGCATCGAGTCGATCCACCGGCTCCAACTCGAGGCGGCATCTGCCCTGGGCATGACCAGGTGGCAGATGATGCGTCACGTCGTGTTGCCGCCAGCCATCGAGAACGTCTATCCGGCGCTCACCAGCCAGTTCATCCTGATGATGCTGGCTTCCAGCCTGCTTTCTGCGATCGCACTCAATGAGCTGGCCGGCCGAGCGGTGACCCTCGAGTCGCTCACCTTCCGCAGCTTCGAGATCTACTCGGTGGTCGCGCTCCTCTACATAGCGCTTACCCTCCTCTTCAAGGGACTCTTCCGCGCTATCGGCTACATGTCGTTCCGGCGCTGGCGGCGCCTGGGGCAGTCGGGGGCAGCAAGATGA
- a CDS encoding GntR family transcriptional regulator has product MSQPESDGSNEATSKEHASPFRQVAQRIAEQISAGELSPGTRIPAERKLAEEYAISRMTARAAVEHLAQQGLVERKDRSGTYVAQPKVRLDLSVAAGLSDQFRGVGIVPGAKLIVARTLPGGSVAKEVSNALDLREDDLIHELRRQRTGNGESLVLEESYFPASRFPGLLDHDLTGYSIYHLLQEEYGQSLHRFRQELELVQLDAERAQVLETRPDVMSFRVTRTVWNSEGAAVEFARDFYRADRVVFTTAATK; this is encoded by the coding sequence TTGTCCCAACCTGAATCAGACGGAAGCAACGAGGCGACCAGCAAGGAGCACGCGTCGCCGTTCCGCCAGGTGGCCCAGCGTATCGCCGAGCAGATCTCGGCCGGCGAGCTGTCACCGGGAACCCGCATCCCCGCCGAGCGCAAGCTCGCCGAGGAGTACGCCATCTCCCGTATGACGGCCAGGGCGGCCGTCGAGCATCTTGCTCAGCAAGGTCTAGTCGAGCGGAAGGACCGGTCCGGCACCTATGTCGCCCAGCCGAAGGTGAGACTCGACCTCTCCGTAGCGGCTGGCCTGAGCGATCAGTTTCGGGGAGTAGGGATAGTGCCGGGTGCGAAGTTGATCGTGGCACGAACCTTGCCGGGAGGTTCGGTAGCCAAGGAGGTCTCGAACGCGCTGGACCTCCGGGAGGACGACCTGATACACGAACTCAGGCGCCAGCGCACCGGGAACGGTGAGTCGCTGGTGCTCGAGGAGTCGTACTTCCCGGCATCCCGCTTCCCCGGACTGCTGGACCACGACCTTACCGGATACTCGATCTACCACCTTCTGCAAGAGGAGTACGGCCAGAGTCTGCACCGGTTCAGGCAGGAGCTCGAACTGGTGCAACTCGACGCCGAACGAGCCCAGGTGCTCGAGACACGGCCAGACGTGATGTCGTTCAGAGTCACCAGAACTGTCTGGAACTCGGAGGGTGCGGCGGTCGAGTTCGCTCGGGACTTCTACCGGGCCGACAGGGTGGTGTTCACGACCGCAGCTACCAAGTAA